In Terriglobus aquaticus, the genomic window GTGACGACTTCACCGCGCAGCCGCATCTGCATGGCGCCGCCGTCCAGCTCCACATCGCCGAAGCGAATTACATCCGGCGATGCCGGCCGTTCGAATCGCCGCAGCACGGCTCGCACGCGGGCGACCATCTCGCGGGGGCTGAACGGCTTGGTGATGTAATCATCCGCGCCCAGTTCCAGACCCTGCACACGATCCGCCTCTGCGGCCATGGCGGTTAGAAAGATGACCGGGGTCGTGCTCAACTTTGCGTTCTGCCGGATGCGCCGACACACATCCAGACCGCCGCCACCCGGGACCATGATGTCCAGGAGAAACAGCGCGGGGGTCTCCCGCTCCGCCGCGGGCAGCACGTCCGCCGCGTGGTCAAAGCTGCGAACCGCAAATCCTGCGCTTTCCAGGTTCAGCCGAACTAAATCCGCGATGTCGGCTTCGTCTTCCAGTACAAACACGATCTGTGACAAACATTGCTCCCGTGGCGGCCGGACGGCGCGCAGCACGCCCTCAGCCTAGCGCACACGGAAGTCGCCTTTGCAAACAGCCGATGAAATTCCGGCAGTTCGCTTCCCCGGATTACGCCTGCATCGATTCTTCCGAGGGCCGCAGCCGCACCATCCGCTCCACGGCGTAGGGTGCGCGGCTGGCACCTGAATGGAAGTGCCGCACCTGCAGTTCTCCCAGGAGGCCGATGCCCATCAACTGGATGCCGGCCAGCAGCAGAACGCCACTGATCACAAACAGCGGACCGTGGGCCAGCAGCACGTGTCCGCCGGTCCAGATTTTTGCAATCAGCAGGTACAGCGCCAGCAGGCCGCCGCCCAGGATGCTCAGACCGCCGATCGATCCGAAAAAGTGCAGAGGCCGCGTCAGGTATTTCAGCAAAAAGCGAATGGTCAGCAGGTCGAAAAACACCCGAAACGTACGCGAGATTCCATAGTGACTCTTGCCATACAACCGGGCAGGATTGGAGATCGGTACTTCGCAGATCGAAGCGCCGTACCAGGAGGCCAGCGCCGGGATAAACCGGTGCATCTGGCCGTACAGCGGGATGTTCTGAATGACCTCGCGACGGTACGCCTTGAACGTGGTGCCGAAGTCGTGAATGCTCACGCCGCTCAGCTTGGCCATAATCCAGTTGGCCGCGCGCGAAGGAATGCGGCGCAGAACGAAGTTATCGCCGCGCTGGGCGCGCCAACCGCTGACAACGTCGTAGCCTTCTTCCAGCTTCGCGAGGAAATTGGGGATCTCCGTCGGATCATGCTGCAGATCGCCGTCCATGGCGATGACGAACTCGCCGTTCGCATGATCGAAGCCTGCTGCCAGGGCGCTGGTCTGACCGAAGTTTCTGCGGAGCTTGATGACCAGGACTCGGCTGTCGACCGCTGCGATCTCTTCCAGAAGGCGGTAGGTCCGGTCACGCGAACCATCATCCACAAACAGCATCTCGAACGTGTCGCCTACCTGCTCCATTACGTCCTTCAAGCGGTCGTACAGGGCGGTCACGTTATTTTCTTCGTTGTGAAACGGGACTACTACGGAGTATTTCGGCACAGTAATATGGTACGCCTTTGGCAAACGCAAACGACGGCAAAGGACAGCGCGTACGCCCCCGCTTTTCTGCATCCGTGCGCTAGCGGGATGCATCCACTTTGATTCTGTTGACTACCGATGAACTGCACCTGGATTGGTTCCTTCGAAACCCTCCTACGGTGCTACCGTCAGACAGACCATGGCGAAACGAATCGTAGCGGCGTTCATCCTGCTCGCAGTTCTCGCGGCAAGCTACTGGGCTTACCAGCGCCACCAGCTCGCTGCCCGCCTGCGTAACGGGGATGTCACGACATCCGAAGTGCGCGATAGCGACGGCGACATCGCACACGCAACGCCCAGCCGGTCCGACACGCCCGGCACCATCAACACGGAGCCTGTGGCAGCAGCAAAGACCCGCAACGCCAGCACTCAATCCGCTTCCCTGTCGCAGTTGCAAAGCGAAGCCACGGCAGCGATCGACAACGTAGCGGCTCCCGCCACAGACACCGAGGCGCCAAACGCACCCAACGGTGCGCGCTTCGCCGGTTCGGGACGCTTCCAGATCTATCGCCAGGGCAACCTCACCTGGCGCGTCAACACCGACGACGGATCGTCCTGCATCCTCTTCGCCACTGACCAGGAGTGGCGCAAGCCCATCGTGTACAACCACGGTTGCCCCAACAGCTAGAATCGCTCGCGCACGTTGTCCATGCGGCGCCGATCTTTCTTCGACGGCTTTCCTTCGTGCAGCACCTCGAAGACTGGCATCATGCG contains:
- a CDS encoding glycosyltransferase family 2 protein, coding for MPKYSVVVPFHNEENNVTALYDRLKDVMEQVGDTFEMLFVDDGSRDRTYRLLEEIAAVDSRVLVIKLRRNFGQTSALAAGFDHANGEFVIAMDGDLQHDPTEIPNFLAKLEEGYDVVSGWRAQRGDNFVLRRIPSRAANWIMAKLSGVSIHDFGTTFKAYRREVIQNIPLYGQMHRFIPALASWYGASICEVPISNPARLYGKSHYGISRTFRVFFDLLTIRFLLKYLTRPLHFFGSIGGLSILGGGLLALYLLIAKIWTGGHVLLAHGPLFVISGVLLLAGIQLMGIGLLGELQVRHFHSGASRAPYAVERMVRLRPSEESMQA
- a CDS encoding winged helix-turn-helix domain-containing protein, which codes for MSQIVFVLEDEADIADLVRLNLESAGFAVRSFDHAADVLPAAERETPALFLLDIMVPGGGGLDVCRRIRQNAKLSTTPVIFLTAMAAEADRVQGLELGADDYITKPFSPREMVARVRAVLRRFERPASPDVIRFGDVELDGGAMQMRLRGEVVTMTATEFRLLDYLARHPGRVFSRDQLLDAVWGDARFVTPRSVDVYVRRIREKMEEDAENPRFLKTMRGAGYRFERADA